From a region of the Mucilaginibacter auburnensis genome:
- a CDS encoding DUF4175 family protein, with amino-acid sequence MNNHGNYELLIEKINTFIKRYYLNSLLRGLIFLGAGVFSAYIVITLSEYFGNFDSTFRTVLFYGFILLNLGLVAWLVIPPLMAWLKLGKTLTHDQAADIIGKHFNDVNDKLLNTLQLKKLSAEDGRHRDLIEASIDQKIENLRPIRFPSAINLRENRRYLKWVLVPAAVIIVLAFAAPSMLTESTKRLIRHDEYFAPVAPFKFVVLNKTLSVVQGDDLNLELKLEGDKFPADVYIEMENNTFKLDKESVSRFKYQFSNVQESTKFRLVGNGFNSVPYEVKVNPRPALLHFDVVLTYPAYLKKQQETLSNAGDITVPEGTTVTWKFHTRNATGVAFSLGEKHEMLRPSGNDLFSHSERILSNTIYKLNPVNQVVNTTDSAAYRISAIADEAPAIDVMERPDSVSMKAFYFTGKIQDDHGFSGLTFHYKISPGGSKANEKSFVKPVKADLGINISDFFYYWNLKELGIKPGDQVSYFFEVADNDGVNGPKKVQSPERSINVPDAAQLEQQLNAGTEQVRKNIQAAAKMAEEIERESQKMNEMLLSKNSLSFDEQKQLDALMQKRRELDDLVKQIQADNKKNMYNRRENQQQNGQLAEEQKQIEKLLDNVLDPKTRELLDKLQELAQNNQKQGTRDQLQKMQMDNRTLKREFNRLNELYKKMAFDQKVNQNINKLNQLAEKQEKLADETKKPVDPKAQEQQKAQDDKARQDAMKQAAEQLKKALLDAQKQAAELEKINDQKQGQNQAQQEAQKQTEDQLKKALQDAQKQADELQKKAQQQAQQQAQNQQQKAQQDAAQKQAAEQLKKDLQNAQKQTDEVQKQAEQQGQQQQNQQQKAQNDAQKDAADKLEKAIQEAQKQAEELQKQQQGQDQNDQKSSGDQQTKDQQQSGAEQQKSAQEQKQQDKLNEEFKDIKKDLEELAKEAEKIQSRQDFENPKNEQESIQDKMEQSSQQLQKSNRSKASQSQQQAAQQMKQMAQKMQQQQQQEEEEENSVNMKQIRELLKSLVNSSFRQEKVMEQLKSTSTLDPNYVTLAQTQKNIKDNLKTAEDSLYAISKRVPQIEATVNREISAINERIDQALESLGDRRTAEANRSQQYAMTAMNNLALMLSDALNNMQAQMNNQQQSNSQSRKQSRSQRMQQLSRQQQQLNQNMQRAREQMQQQQQQQQQQGNRSQQQQQQQQMRGMSEQLARMAREQQMIRQAMQQLNNEDRKDGGTGIKDLDKISQQMEQTENDIVNRRITEEALKRQEQIRIRMLEAEKAAQEQEQEQQREGHAGKDMPPGYIKALQDYQQVKEKQTEQIRTVPPALNLYYKKKIKTYFDQLNIK; translated from the coding sequence ATGAACAACCACGGAAACTATGAGTTGCTGATTGAAAAGATCAACACCTTTATAAAAAGGTATTACCTTAACAGTTTGTTAAGGGGCTTAATATTTTTGGGTGCCGGTGTGTTTTCCGCATATATTGTTATTACCCTGTCTGAATATTTTGGCAATTTTGATTCAACTTTCCGCACGGTTCTGTTTTATGGCTTTATTTTACTGAATCTGGGTTTAGTTGCCTGGCTGGTTATTCCACCTTTAATGGCCTGGCTTAAACTGGGTAAAACGTTAACGCATGATCAGGCGGCAGATATTATAGGTAAACATTTTAATGATGTTAATGATAAATTGCTAAATACACTCCAATTAAAAAAACTTTCTGCCGAAGATGGCCGGCACCGCGATCTGATCGAGGCCAGCATTGATCAGAAAATCGAAAACCTGCGCCCCATACGTTTTCCGTCGGCTATAAATCTGCGCGAAAACCGCCGTTATTTAAAATGGGTGCTTGTACCTGCAGCAGTTATTATTGTATTAGCTTTTGCAGCACCATCTATGCTTACTGAGAGCACCAAAAGATTGATCCGTCATGATGAATATTTTGCACCGGTGGCTCCTTTTAAATTTGTAGTGTTGAATAAAACGCTATCTGTTGTTCAGGGAGATGACCTTAATCTTGAATTAAAACTGGAAGGCGATAAATTTCCTGCTGATGTTTATATCGAAATGGAAAATAACACTTTCAAATTGGATAAAGAAAGTGTGAGCCGTTTTAAATACCAGTTTAGCAATGTGCAGGAAAGCACCAAATTCCGTTTGGTGGGTAATGGCTTTAACTCTGTTCCGTACGAGGTTAAAGTAAATCCGCGCCCGGCTTTATTGCACTTTGATGTTGTGCTGACTTACCCGGCTTATCTGAAAAAACAACAGGAAACGCTATCAAATGCGGGAGACATTACTGTACCCGAAGGAACCACAGTTACCTGGAAATTTCACACCCGCAATGCAACAGGAGTAGCTTTTAGCCTGGGCGAAAAGCACGAAATGCTGCGTCCTTCAGGTAATGATCTGTTTAGTCACAGCGAACGTATTCTGTCAAATACCATATACAAGCTAAATCCGGTTAACCAGGTAGTAAATACCACAGATTCTGCCGCTTACCGCATCAGCGCAATTGCAGATGAAGCACCTGCAATTGATGTGATGGAACGCCCGGATTCGGTAAGTATGAAAGCGTTCTACTTCACAGGTAAGATTCAAGACGACCACGGGTTTTCAGGCTTGACATTCCACTACAAGATCAGTCCGGGTGGTAGCAAGGCTAACGAGAAAAGTTTTGTTAAACCGGTTAAGGCAGATCTGGGCATTAACATATCAGACTTTTTTTACTACTGGAACCTGAAAGAATTGGGTATTAAACCCGGCGATCAGGTTAGTTACTTTTTTGAGGTTGCTGATAACGATGGCGTTAACGGACCGAAAAAGGTACAATCGCCTGAAAGAAGTATCAACGTGCCTGATGCTGCCCAATTAGAGCAGCAGCTAAATGCAGGTACAGAGCAGGTGCGTAAAAACATACAGGCTGCCGCTAAAATGGCCGAGGAGATTGAGCGCGAATCGCAAAAAATGAACGAGATGCTGCTCAGCAAAAATTCATTATCATTTGATGAGCAAAAGCAGTTAGATGCCTTGATGCAGAAAAGGCGCGAGTTGGATGACTTGGTTAAACAAATTCAGGCCGACAACAAAAAGAACATGTATAACAGACGCGAAAATCAGCAGCAAAACGGGCAACTGGCCGAGGAGCAAAAGCAAATAGAAAAACTGTTAGACAATGTATTGGACCCAAAAACACGCGAGTTATTAGATAAGCTACAGGAACTGGCCCAGAATAATCAGAAACAAGGCACACGAGATCAGCTGCAAAAAATGCAGATGGATAACCGTACGCTTAAACGCGAGTTTAACCGTTTGAACGAATTGTATAAAAAAATGGCCTTTGACCAAAAGGTTAACCAAAATATTAACAAGCTGAACCAATTGGCTGAGAAACAGGAAAAACTGGCTGATGAAACCAAAAAGCCTGTTGATCCGAAAGCACAGGAACAACAAAAAGCGCAGGACGATAAAGCTCGTCAGGATGCGATGAAACAAGCGGCCGAACAGTTGAAAAAAGCGCTACTGGATGCCCAAAAACAGGCGGCTGAACTGGAAAAAATAAACGACCAGAAACAAGGTCAGAACCAGGCCCAGCAGGAAGCACAAAAACAAACTGAAGATCAGTTGAAAAAAGCCTTGCAGGATGCTCAAAAGCAAGCCGACGAGTTGCAAAAGAAAGCGCAGCAGCAGGCTCAACAGCAAGCTCAGAACCAACAACAAAAGGCGCAGCAGGATGCCGCGCAAAAACAAGCGGCTGAGCAGTTAAAGAAAGACCTGCAAAACGCGCAAAAGCAAACAGACGAAGTTCAAAAGCAGGCCGAACAACAAGGCCAGCAACAACAAAATCAGCAGCAAAAAGCACAGAACGACGCGCAAAAAGATGCTGCCGATAAACTGGAAAAAGCTATTCAGGAAGCACAGAAACAAGCCGAGGAGTTACAAAAACAACAACAAGGGCAGGATCAAAACGACCAGAAAAGCAGCGGCGATCAGCAAACTAAAGATCAACAGCAAAGCGGCGCTGAACAACAGAAAAGCGCCCAGGAACAGAAGCAACAGGATAAGCTGAATGAAGAGTTTAAAGACATTAAGAAAGATCTGGAAGAATTAGCCAAAGAGGCTGAGAAAATTCAAAGCAGGCAGGATTTTGAAAATCCTAAAAACGAGCAGGAGAGCATTCAGGATAAAATGGAGCAAAGCTCACAGCAGTTACAAAAAAGCAATCGCTCCAAAGCTTCTCAATCTCAGCAGCAGGCTGCTCAGCAAATGAAGCAAATGGCACAAAAAATGCAACAGCAGCAGCAACAGGAAGAAGAGGAGGAAAATAGCGTTAATATGAAGCAAATTCGGGAGTTGCTGAAAAGTTTAGTGAACAGTTCGTTTAGGCAGGAAAAAGTGATGGAACAGCTAAAAAGCACCAGTACTTTAGATCCTAACTATGTAACTTTGGCGCAAACGCAAAAAAATATTAAAGACAACCTTAAAACCGCCGAGGATAGCTTATACGCCATAAGTAAACGTGTGCCTCAAATTGAGGCTACCGTTAACCGTGAAATATCAGCTATTAACGAAAGAATAGACCAGGCTTTGGAAAGTTTAGGCGACAGGCGTACAGCTGAAGCTAACCGCAGTCAGCAATATGCCATGACAGCTATGAACAACCTGGCCCTGATGCTGAGTGATGCACTTAACAATATGCAAGCGCAGATGAATAACCAGCAGCAGTCTAATTCACAATCGCGCAAGCAGTCAAGGAGTCAGCGTATGCAGCAATTAAGCAGGCAGCAACAGCAACTTAACCAGAACATGCAGCGCGCCCGCGAACAAATGCAGCAACAACAACAACAACAACAGCAGCAAGGCAATCGTAGTCAGCAACAGCAGCAGCAACAACAAATGCGAGGCATGAGCGAACAACTGGCCCGTATGGCGCGTGAACAGCAGATGATAAGACAGGCGATGCAGCAGTTAAATAATGAGGACAGAAAAGATGGCGGAACCGGAATAAAGGATCTGGATAAAATTTCGCAGCAAATGGAACAAACTGAGAACGATATCGTAAACAGGAGAATAACAGAGGAGGCATTGAAGCGCCAGGAGCAGATACGTATACGTATGCTGGAGGCTGAAAAGGCGGCTCAGGAGCAGGAACAAGAGCAGCAGCGCGAGGGCCATGCCGGTAAAGACATGCCTCCCGGTTATATAAAAGCATTGCAGGATTATCAACAGGTTAAAGAAAAGCAAACCGAACAGATAAGAACTGTTCCGCCTGCCCTTAACCTTTATTACAAAAAGAAAATTAAGACATACTTTGATCAACTTAACATTAAATAA
- a CDS encoding NAD(P)H-binding protein has protein sequence MTKTAIIVGASGLIGSKLLNLLLHNSEYEKVISLGRKKLKTKHRKLQQEIIDFENAETFNTFIEGDAFFCCLGTTQKQTPNKDDYYKIDHDYPVSMATVAATSGVNQFHFISAIGANASSGNFYLKTKGETELDLRKAGLNSLFIYQPSLLTGRKKGKRIGERIGAVIMKLINPLLIGGLKKYRSIAALTVAKAMFNQSLKEKKGVSVYTTEQIKERA, from the coding sequence ATGACTAAAACGGCAATTATTGTAGGTGCAAGCGGACTTATTGGCAGTAAGCTGCTTAATTTGCTGTTGCATAACAGCGAATACGAAAAAGTAATTAGCCTGGGCAGAAAGAAGTTGAAAACAAAACATCGCAAACTGCAACAGGAAATTATTGATTTTGAAAATGCGGAAACCTTCAACACATTTATTGAAGGCGATGCTTTTTTCTGCTGCTTAGGGACTACCCAAAAACAAACGCCTAATAAAGACGACTATTATAAAATAGATCATGACTATCCTGTTAGCATGGCTACAGTAGCTGCAACAAGCGGTGTAAATCAGTTTCATTTTATTTCTGCAATAGGAGCTAATGCCTCTTCGGGAAATTTCTATTTAAAAACAAAGGGAGAGACTGAACTTGACTTAAGGAAAGCCGGATTAAATAGTTTATTCATTTATCAGCCCTCGCTGCTAACCGGCCGAAAAAAAGGCAAACGAATAGGGGAGCGCATTGGTGCAGTTATCATGAAGTTGATCAATCCGCTTTTAATCGGAGGATTAAAAAAATACAGGAGCATTGCTGCGCTAACCGTAGCTAAAGCAATGTTCAATCAATCACTAAAAGAAAAGAAAGGTGTGTCTGTGTACACTACCGAACAAATAAAGGAACGCGCGTGA
- a CDS encoding MFS transporter codes for MPQRCIISVKNKRRDGKEMSTFRAFKSKNYRLYFIGQSVSLIGTWMQKTAVSWVIYTLTHSTFMLGVSLFASLFPSFVLSLFGGVVADRYNRYKVLLTTQVASMVQAVLLAAVILIGDVQVWQMLALSVMLGIINAFDVPARQALVYEMVEDKKDLPNALALNSSMVNLSRLIGPAIAGIVLERLGEEACFVLNALSFIAVIGSLLMLKLPEYHPEKTNKNVFVELKEGLAYIKRTPAIKHILILLSLISLTVMPYTTLIPFYARDVFKGSAATFGIIDSFIGLGALSCAIFLASVPSGIDLKKILAVNTVVFGAGLLLFSHEVYYPLALLFVAIAGFGMMSQATVSNTLIQTTVDQKIRGRVISFYALAIFGMQPLGGLLIGALSKWIGTQNTVAVQGIIAVLIGALQWRYLYKNTVAPKDAGFKTA; via the coding sequence TTGCCGCAACGCTGTATCATCAGCGTAAAAAACAAAAGGAGAGATGGAAAAGAGATGAGTACTTTCAGGGCTTTTAAAAGCAAAAACTACCGGTTATATTTTATAGGGCAGTCTGTTTCACTTATTGGAACATGGATGCAAAAAACAGCGGTAAGCTGGGTTATTTATACGCTTACGCATTCAACGTTTATGTTGGGCGTTTCCCTGTTTGCTAGCCTTTTCCCATCATTTGTACTCTCTTTATTTGGCGGCGTGGTTGCCGACAGGTACAACCGTTATAAGGTATTACTCACCACACAGGTTGCATCAATGGTGCAGGCGGTGTTACTGGCAGCTGTTATTTTAATTGGCGATGTACAGGTTTGGCAGATGTTGGCCTTGAGCGTTATGTTGGGCATTATAAACGCTTTTGATGTTCCTGCGAGGCAGGCCCTGGTTTACGAAATGGTAGAAGACAAGAAAGATCTGCCTAACGCGCTTGCTCTAAATTCATCAATGGTTAACCTTTCCCGTTTAATAGGACCTGCTATTGCAGGTATTGTGTTAGAGCGCTTAGGTGAAGAAGCTTGTTTCGTTTTAAATGCCCTCAGTTTTATTGCGGTGATAGGGTCGCTGCTGATGCTTAAATTGCCTGAGTACCATCCTGAAAAAACTAATAAAAACGTTTTTGTTGAACTAAAGGAAGGCTTGGCTTACATAAAACGTACGCCCGCTATCAAGCACATTTTAATTTTACTTTCGCTTATTAGTTTAACCGTAATGCCTTACACCACGCTCATCCCATTTTATGCCCGAGACGTGTTTAAGGGATCGGCCGCAACCTTTGGTATTATTGATAGTTTTATTGGCCTGGGGGCACTTTCATGTGCTATATTCCTGGCTTCGGTACCGTCGGGCATCGACCTGAAAAAAATACTGGCTGTTAATACGGTAGTTTTCGGAGCGGGATTGTTGTTGTTCTCACATGAAGTTTATTATCCGCTTGCTTTGCTGTTTGTTGCCATTGCAGGCTTCGGTATGATGTCTCAGGCTACGGTAAGCAATACTTTGATCCAAACAACGGTTGATCAAAAAATCCGAGGCAGGGTAATTAGTTTTTACGCGCTGGCAATATTTGGTATGCAGCCATTAGGAGGGTTGCTTATTGGTGCGCTTTCAAAATGGATAGGTACGCAAAATACCGTAGCAGTACAGGGTATAATAGCGGTATTAATAGGTGCATTGCAGTGGCGCTATTTATACAAGAATACTGTTGCACCGAAAGATGCCGGATTCAAGACGGCATAA
- a CDS encoding ATP-binding protein: protein MQVSTQPTELYTLQLPSKLESITQLENLVEEIADRFQISEDTFANMMTCLNEIATNAIIHGNKLDPNKKVIINAEVDGKKAVWTVTDEGEGFDYVNLADPTAPENLENLAGRGVFIVKHLADQCAFNAKGNEVELLFKI, encoded by the coding sequence ATGCAGGTCAGCACACAGCCTACCGAATTGTATACCTTACAACTTCCGTCAAAGCTGGAGAGCATAACGCAGTTGGAAAACCTGGTTGAGGAGATTGCCGACAGGTTTCAGATAAGTGAAGATACTTTTGCTAACATGATGACATGTCTTAATGAAATAGCAACAAACGCCATTATTCACGGCAATAAATTGGATCCTAATAAAAAGGTGATCATTAATGCCGAGGTAGACGGTAAAAAGGCTGTTTGGACGGTAACTGATGAAGGTGAAGGTTTTGACTACGTTAACCTGGCCGATCCAACCGCACCGGAGAATCTGGAAAATCTGGCTGGCAGAGGTGTATTTATTGTTAAACACCTGGCGGACCAATGCGCGTTCAACGCTAAGGGTAACGAGGTAGAACTGCTATTTAAAATATAA
- the ybeY gene encoding rRNA maturation RNase YbeY, with amino-acid sequence MPAIHFFEEDIAYKVKNKIKVRQWVTAAIVEEGFKLQELNYILCSDEYLLKINQEYLDHDTYTDIITFDNSEEEGKITGDIFISIPRIIENAGKFGVSEADELHRVIIHGALHLLGYTDKDVSSKQNMTQKEDYYLGKRAFNN; translated from the coding sequence ATGCCGGCTATCCATTTTTTTGAAGAAGACATTGCCTATAAAGTAAAGAACAAGATCAAAGTAAGGCAGTGGGTAACCGCTGCTATTGTTGAAGAGGGCTTTAAATTACAGGAGCTTAACTATATTCTTTGTTCGGACGAATACCTGTTGAAGATCAACCAGGAGTATTTGGATCATGACACTTATACGGATATCATCACCTTTGATAATTCTGAAGAAGAAGGCAAAATAACCGGCGATATATTTATTTCCATTCCCCGCATTATTGAAAACGCAGGTAAGTTTGGCGTAAGCGAAGCAGATGAGTTACACCGTGTTATAATACATGGGGCCTTACATTTATTGGGGTATACCGATAAAGATGTATCAAGTAAACAAAATATGACACAAAAAGAAGATTATTATTTGGGCAAACGCGCTTTTAATAATTAA
- a CDS encoding pirin family protein, whose translation MKTIFYPESGRGKNDHGWLKANFSFSFASFYDPKKIQFGALRVLNDDIIEGGMGFGSHPHDNMEIITIPLSGALEHKDSMGNTGVIHAGEVQVMSAGTGVYHSEFNHSETESANTLQIWLFPREQNVTPRYDQKNFSDQFNQNEFTTLVSPDKNGDALWIHQDATFSMGSFGAGQQIEYAITRKENGVYIFVLEGAVKINEQVLSQKDALGVYDTDAVKINVTEGARLLLMDVPM comes from the coding sequence ATGAAAACAATTTTCTATCCTGAAAGTGGCCGTGGCAAAAACGACCACGGCTGGTTAAAAGCAAATTTTTCTTTCAGTTTTGCGTCGTTTTATGATCCAAAGAAGATTCAGTTTGGCGCTTTACGCGTTTTAAATGACGATATAATAGAAGGCGGCATGGGTTTTGGCTCTCACCCGCATGATAATATGGAGATCATAACCATTCCCCTATCCGGCGCTTTAGAGCATAAGGATAGCATGGGTAATACAGGTGTAATTCATGCAGGCGAGGTTCAGGTAATGTCTGCAGGTACTGGTGTGTATCATTCAGAGTTTAACCATTCTGAAACAGAAAGTGCTAATACACTGCAAATCTGGCTGTTTCCACGCGAGCAAAACGTTACGCCAAGATATGATCAAAAGAATTTTAGCGATCAGTTCAATCAGAACGAGTTTACCACCCTTGTATCGCCTGATAAAAATGGCGATGCATTATGGATACATCAGGATGCCACTTTTTCAATGGGCAGCTTTGGTGCCGGCCAACAAATTGAATATGCAATTACACGTAAGGAAAATGGTGTATACATATTTGTTTTAGAAGGCGCTGTGAAGATAAATGAACAGGTTTTAAGCCAAAAGGATGCCTTAGGAGTATATGATACCGATGCGGTAAAAATTAACGTAACAGAGGGCGCTCGTTTATTGCTGATGGACGTGCCAATGTAA
- a CDS encoding MarR family winged helix-turn-helix transcriptional regulator, whose product MEATQLQYVTELRTVLTRLIKKLRKESATGQQLSLTERSTLVLLQQNTALQPTELAAMEKITNQSMSQILAHLLELGYINRSVSETDKRKAIITLSEQGEEVLKQVRSERDKWLAQAIEATCTRHEQEMLKQIIVPLEKIIEFE is encoded by the coding sequence ATGGAAGCTACACAATTGCAATATGTTACTGAATTAAGAACGGTGTTAACACGGCTGATAAAAAAGCTCAGGAAAGAATCGGCCACTGGCCAGCAGCTTTCATTAACTGAACGATCAACATTAGTGCTTTTACAGCAAAATACCGCTTTGCAACCTACCGAGTTGGCTGCAATGGAAAAGATCACCAATCAATCCATGTCGCAAATATTAGCTCACTTACTGGAACTGGGCTATATCAACCGCTCGGTATCTGAAACAGATAAGCGGAAAGCCATCATTACCCTATCAGAACAAGGCGAGGAAGTGCTGAAACAAGTACGCAGCGAGCGCGATAAATGGCTGGCGCAAGCCATTGAAGCAACCTGCACCCGGCATGAACAGGAAATGCTGAAACAAATAATAGTGCCATTAGAAAAAATAATTGAATTTGAATAA
- a CDS encoding glutathione peroxidase: MKFLAFLFAFMFLAAPASVYDFKLKTIDGDNFSLAKYKGKKILIVNTASKCGYTPQYTDLQKLSELYKDKLVVVGFPANNFANQEPGTAADIKACTAKHNVTFTITEKVSVKGDDISPLFKYLTETENPDFTGEIKWNFEKFLLDENGKLIHRYRSATKPLDPVITSKI, encoded by the coding sequence ATGAAATTCTTAGCATTCCTGTTCGCGTTCATGTTTCTGGCTGCACCAGCGTCGGTATATGATTTTAAGTTAAAAACGATTGATGGCGACAACTTCTCGTTAGCCAAGTATAAAGGCAAAAAAATACTGATAGTCAATACAGCTTCTAAATGTGGCTATACACCACAGTACACAGATCTGCAAAAGTTATCAGAGCTATATAAAGACAAATTAGTAGTGGTTGGTTTTCCTGCCAACAACTTTGCTAACCAGGAGCCGGGTACTGCAGCTGATATTAAAGCTTGCACAGCAAAACACAACGTAACTTTCACTATTACAGAGAAAGTTAGTGTTAAAGGTGATGATATATCTCCTTTGTTTAAATATCTGACAGAAACAGAGAATCCTGATTTTACAGGTGAAATAAAATGGAACTTTGAGAAGTTTTTGTTAGACGAGAACGGCAAATTAATACACCGCTACCGCTCTGCTACAAAACCGCTTGATCCGGTTATTACTTCAAAAATATAA
- the abc-f gene encoding ribosomal protection-like ABC-F family protein — protein MSTYISAENLGHSFHDNWLFKNQTIGINRGRRVALVGINGAGKSTLLKLLAGQFLPTEGKVVQTKDLRMGYLEQDPHFKNAVTISDYIFHADNVQQQAIRKYEELLENDPNNTDALNKVMEELSEVDAWEYEYKIKTILGRLDIHHLNQSIATLSGGQKKRLALAKLLIEDPELYILDEPTNHLDIDTIEWLEKLLTEGSKTIIMVTHDRYFLDNVCNEILELDRGRIIPYVGNYGYYLERKAEREAADEASFQKNSNLLRKELEWMRRQPKARGTKSKARIDAFYELEEKTKNRGAKQNVELSVKTARQGNKIMELHGISKAFSGNTFTNNFSYVFKKGDRIGLAGKNGSGKSTLLNMITGTIKPDSGHIQAGETTVIGYFHQSGIKFKEDDRVIDVVKNVAEFITMADGKTISASALLTLFLFPPAKQYGFISKLSGGEKKRLQLMHILMKNPNFLILDEPTNDLDIDTLNVLEEFLTNYPGVLMIVSHDRYLLDKLTDQLFIVEDGGNVRIYNGNYSSFRVELEEQKQNVKKESVPAPAVSATPVKAKLSYKDQKELDNLNVEIPALEQEIKGLNERLYSGVSNSEAVEINTKISQLDNMLEEKTMRWLELSE, from the coding sequence GTGAGCACTTATATCTCTGCCGAGAATCTCGGCCATTCATTTCATGATAACTGGTTATTTAAAAACCAAACAATTGGCATTAACCGTGGCAGGCGTGTAGCACTGGTAGGCATTAATGGTGCCGGCAAATCAACATTATTAAAATTACTGGCAGGTCAGTTTTTGCCTACTGAAGGCAAGGTAGTACAGACTAAAGACCTGCGCATGGGTTACCTGGAGCAGGATCCGCATTTTAAAAATGCAGTCACTATTAGTGATTATATTTTCCATGCAGACAATGTGCAGCAGCAAGCCATACGCAAGTACGAGGAGTTGCTGGAAAACGACCCGAACAATACCGACGCTTTAAATAAAGTAATGGAGGAGTTAAGTGAGGTAGATGCCTGGGAATATGAATATAAGATCAAAACCATTTTAGGGCGTTTAGATATTCATCACTTAAATCAAAGCATTGCTACGTTATCAGGAGGGCAGAAAAAGCGTTTGGCGCTGGCTAAACTGCTTATTGAAGATCCGGAACTTTATATTTTGGATGAACCTACCAACCACCTGGATATTGATACCATTGAATGGCTGGAGAAACTATTGACAGAAGGCTCTAAAACAATAATCATGGTTACACACGACAGATACTTTCTGGATAACGTATGTAATGAGATATTGGAGTTGGACCGTGGTAGAATAATTCCTTATGTAGGCAATTATGGTTATTATTTAGAACGTAAAGCAGAACGGGAGGCAGCAGATGAAGCAAGCTTTCAAAAGAATAGTAACCTGTTACGTAAAGAATTGGAGTGGATGCGACGCCAGCCTAAAGCGCGCGGTACAAAGTCAAAAGCACGTATTGACGCTTTTTACGAGTTAGAGGAGAAAACAAAAAACAGGGGAGCTAAGCAAAACGTAGAGTTAAGCGTAAAAACGGCCAGGCAGGGTAATAAAATTATGGAACTGCATGGTATAAGTAAAGCATTTAGCGGCAACACCTTCACCAATAACTTTAGCTACGTATTTAAAAAAGGCGATAGAATAGGATTAGCAGGTAAAAACGGTAGCGGTAAATCAACTTTATTAAACATGATCACCGGAACCATAAAGCCTGATAGCGGCCATATACAAGCCGGTGAAACCACGGTAATAGGTTATTTCCATCAATCGGGCATTAAGTTTAAAGAAGACGACAGGGTTATAGATGTTGTAAAAAACGTAGCTGAGTTTATTACCATGGCTGATGGTAAAACTATTTCAGCTTCGGCTTTACTAACCTTATTTTTATTTCCACCTGCCAAACAGTATGGTTTTATATCCAAGTTAAGCGGCGGTGAAAAGAAACGTTTGCAGTTAATGCATATTCTGATGAAGAATCCAAACTTTCTGATCCTGGATGAGCCTACAAACGATCTGGATATTGACACGCTTAACGTACTGGAAGAGTTTTTAACTAACTACCCGGGTGTTTTAATGATCGTATCGCACGACAGGTATTTATTAGATAAACTTACCGATCAATTATTCATTGTGGAAGATGGCGGTAATGTCCGCATATATAATGGCAACTATTCCTCTTTCCGTGTAGAATTAGAAGAACAAAAGCAAAATGTAAAGAAGGAAAGCGTACCAGCGCCAGCTGTTTCGGCAACACCTGTTAAAGCTAAGCTAAGCTATAAAGACCAAAAGGAATTAGATAACTTAAACGTTGAAATTCCGGCCTTAGAGCAAGAAATAAAAGGCTTAAATGAGCGTTTGTATTCGGGCGTTAGTAACAGCGAAGCAGTTGAAATCAACACTAAAATTTCTCAACTTGACAATATGTTGGAAGAGAAAACCATGCGTTGGTTAGAGTTATCAGAATAA